CCGGACAGCGCTTCGACTGTCCGGACCGACTCGGCGAGGACACGAGCCGATACGAGCGTCCGTACGAGAATTCCCGTGCGGAGCCCGGCGGATGATGTCATGAATGTGGCCCGTGTGGCGATTCCTCAGCGCGCTCACGCGGTTTGGTGGCAGTCTGCTGAGCAGTACATACGCTCAGCTAAACAGCCGGAGGTGCAGTTTCCGTGGCGTCCAACGTCAATCCCACCGTCAGGAGACGCCGATTGGGCCTGGAGCTGCGCCGGCTCCGCGAGCTGAAAGGCATGACCGCCGAAGAGGTGGCAGAGCGCCTCCTGGTGTCACAGTCGAAGATCAGCCGCCTGGAGAACGGGCGCCGCTCCATCAGTCAGCGTGATGTCCGCGACCTCTGCGGAGTGTACGAGGTCGACGACCACCGTATCGTCGACTCACTCATGCAAATGGCCAAGGACTCGCGTCAGCAGGGCTGGTGGCATGCCTTCGGCGATATCCCCTACAGCGTCTACATCGGTCTGGAGACGGACGCGGCGAGCCTTCGGGTCTACGAGCCGCAAGTGGTGCCGGGGCTGCTCCAGACCCGGCCGTACGCCGAGTCGCTGATCGCCGGGGCGCTCCCGGAGAGCAGCACCGCCGATATCGAGAAGCGGGTCAGTGTGCGCATGCGCCGCCAGGACCGGGTGCACGCGGAGGAGCTTCCGCTGCGGCTGTGGGCCGTGGTGGACGAGGCCGCGCTCCACCGGATCGTGGGCGGCAAGGCGCTCATGCGCGAACAGCTGGAGTATCTGATCGAGCTGTCCCGGCTGCCGCATGTCACCGTTCAGGTACTGCCGTTCGAGATGGGCGCCCATCCGGGCATCAACGGTCAGTACGCGATCCTTGAATTTCCCGATGCGACCGATTCGAGCGTGGTGTATATCGAAGGCGTCACCAGCGACCTCTATCTGGAGAAGGCCAACGATGTCCACAAGTACACGGTCATGTACGAGCATCTGCGCGCCCAGGCGCTGAATGCCGACCAGTCGCGGGCTTTCATCGAGAACATCGCCAAGCGGTACACGATGCTATGAGGAAGTCCGGGGAATCACTCCGGAAGCCGGTGCGCGGGGGCGCGCAAGGTACACCCCCGCCACCGGCTGCGGAAGGGACGTCCGGAATATGCCATCCGACCGAGTGAAACCATGCCTCACCGGGCAGTTGTGGCGAGTAGCGTCCACCGCATCAAGCACCGGCAAAATCGTTGGTGCACTCACATCACTCGCCGAAGCGGAGCGGAAATGGCAATCATCGAAGGAGCCACGGAGTCCTGGACGAAGTCCTCGTACTCCGGGGGCAACGGGGCTTGCGTGGAAGTCAAGTCCCCGGTCACCCGGGCGATTTCCGTGCGGGACTCCAAGGTCACGGCCGGTGCGGAGCTGACCTTCGTCCCCGGCTCGTGGAACGCGTTCGTGGGCGAGGTGGGCCGGGGCTCGTTCGACCTCGGCTGAGCCACCCGAGCTCGATCGAGCCACCGGAGTAGTACGCGCCCGTCGGCGCGACACTGACAGAGCCCTCTCGACTGGTCCGCCGTCCCGGCCGAGGGGGCTCGGCGCTGTCCGCGGCCTGGTCCGCGGGCTTTTTTCGTATGCGTCTGCCGCACCCTCCTTCACCGTCCACCGCCTGACGAAGTGCCCGCTCATCGTGGGTGCCCCGGTGTGAGCGGGACAACAACCCCGTTGGTCAAGAAGAAGTAAAATCGTTCTGCTTTCTGACTCCTGTTCACATACTTGACCTACTGCCCTCTTGACCGCCCCTCTCCCCCAGGGGTTCAATCCCCGCTAGCCCCCATCCCGTACGGGGGCACCGCTGAACTGACGTCTGACGGAGTGCACTGCCGGTCGTTCACAAGGCGGACCCCAGGAGGGGGCAGATGAACAGTCTCGACTGGACCGTGCTCATCGGCTACTTCGGTGTGATGGTCGCGATCGGGCTCTGGTCGCACAAACGGGTCGACAACGTCAGCGACTTCTTCACCGCGGGCGGCAAGATGCCCTGGTGGCTGTCGGGCATCTCGCACCACATGTCCGGCTACAGCGCGGTGATGTTCACCGGCTACGCCGGTATCGCCTATACCTATGGCGTCACATCCTTCGTGACCTGGTCCCTCCCCATCGCCATCGGCATCTACATCGGTTCCACGCTCTTCGCCCCCCGGCTGAACCGGCTCCGGTCCCGGCTCCATGTGGCCTCTCCGCTGGAGTATCTGAAGAACCGGTACAACCTGAAGACACAGCAGGCCCTCGCCTGGTCCGGCGTGCTGCTGAAGATCGTGGACGTGGGTGCCAAATGGGCGGCCATCGCCACCCTGCTCTCCGTGTTCACCGGTATATCGCTCAACCAGGGCATCCTGATCACCGGTGTGATCACCGGTGTCTACTGCACCATCGGCGGGCTGTGGGCCGACGCCCTCACCGAACTCGGCCAGTTCATCATCCAGTTGTTCGCCGGGCTCGCCATGCTCTTCGCCGTCATGAGGGAACTCGACGGCTTCAGCACCCTGTGGACCATCTGGGACGAGCCCCAGCTCCAGGGCCATGCCGAACCCACCGCCGGCCCCTACACCGTGACCTTCCTCCTCGCGTTCCTCTTCATCAAGACCTTCGAGTACAACGGCGGCATGTGGAACCAGGCCCAGCGGTACATGGCCACCGCCAACGCCCGCGAGGCCACCCGCTCCGCCCGGCTCTCCGCGGTGCTCTGGTTCGTCTGGCCGCTGGTCCTCTTCTTCCCGATGTGGTGCGCGCCGCTGCTGGTGAAGACGGAGAAGCCGGACGCCTCCGACAGCTACGCCCTGATGACCGAGCAACTGCTGCCGCACGGCCTGCTCGGCCTGGTCATCGTCGGTTTCTTCTCGCACACGATGGCCATGTGCTCCTCCGACGCCAACGCCATCGCCGCCGTCTTCACCCGGGACATCGCCCCGGTGCTCTCGAAGAAGGCCCGCTCCTGGACCGAGCAGGCCGGACTGATCGCGGCGCGCTGGTCGACCATCGCGTTCCTGGCCCTGTCGATGGCCATCGCCACCCAGGTCAACTCGCCCACGTTCAAGGACATCATCACCGTCGTGATCAAGTGGGTCGCCGGGCTGATGGGCCCGATCGCCATCCCCTTCATGCTCGGCATGCTCCGCTCCTTCCGCCGCTCGGGACCGACGGCGGCGCTCACCAGCTGGGCCGCCGGGCTGCTCGCCTTCTTCCTGGTCAACTATGAGCTGAACGGCGACCAGCGGACCGATATCGCGCTCCAGTACCAGGTCTCCGTACCGCTGGCGATCTCGCTGGTGCTGTACATCGCGATCGGCTTCCTGAAGCCGGAGAACACGGCGGAACGGGACGCGCTCATCGAACGGATCAACACGGACGGGGACGAGGCCGAGGCGCCGGGGACGGTGCGGCGGTAGCCGCTACGGGGTGCGCTCGGTGTACCGGCCCTCGCCCGGCCAGGGCAGCACGGTGAGGTGCGGCGGCAGATACGGGGACGCCGCCGCACGCACCGCGTCGTCCTCCAGGACCAAGGTGTGGAGCCGGGGGAAGTCCCGGACCCACGCCCAGTACTCCTCGCTGGTGCGTCCCAGCTCCACCCAGACATGGGTGACCCGTTCGGTGTCGAGGTGCTCCGCCACCGCCGACGGATCGGCGCCGCTCGGCAGATGGACCCGTTCCCGGCCGCCGAGGGCCGTCAGCGCGTGGGCGTGCTCGACGCCGGGGACGGTGAAGTAGAGGTCCGCCGGGTCGAGATGGGCGATGACCTCGTCGGCGTAGCGGCGGCAGTCGAAGCGGTACCAGGACCAGACGAGCTGGCTGCGGATGCGGAGCGAGGGGTGGTGCCGGAAGCGGGCGAGGACGGGCAGGGCGGCGTCCGTGCCGATGTAGGAGGCCGCGAGGACGGTGCCGCGCGCCTCGTCGTCCGACAGCCCCTCGGGTCCGGGCAGCAGGCCGAGTGCCAAGGAGCCGCCGAAATTCGAGAGAGCCATGGCGTGCGGCGTGTTCTTCGGGGGAATGATCTCCGCGGTCAGCCCGGTGATCAGGCTCCGGGTCTCCGGATACACCTCGGGGGCCTGCTCCAGACAGGCGAACGCCAGCAGCACCCCGCGGAGGTCGAAGAGCTCGTCGGAGTCCCCCGCCACCAGCCCCCGCAGAATCCGGTCCCGTTCCGCGGGCCGCCCCAGCGCCACCGCCATGCGGACCACGTCCTCCCACTGGTCCCGGTGGGCGTTCTTCAGCAGCAGCGGGAAATCGCCCTCCTCCACCAGGGCCTTCGCCCCCAGATAGTCCTGGAAGGTGCGGTGGACGAAGTCGATCCGGTCGTGGGCGGGTTCGCGGATCAGGCCCGAGCGTTCCAGGAGATGGGTCAGGACCCGGTCGGCGGGGGCGGTCACATGGTGCATCAGCTCCAGGGCGCGTCCCAGTTGGGCCACCGCGTCCGCGCGTTCCATCTCGGCGGTGTCGTTGCGGATCATCCAGTGCGCGAGCCGCTGGAGCAGCAGGATCTGGGTCTCGGAGGAGAGGCTCAGCTCGTCCTGGACGCCGCGTTCGAGGTCGCGGCGTTCGAGGAGCATGCGCAGGGCCGCCTCGTACAGCTCCTTGCGGCTGTGGGGGAGGAAGCCGTTCCGTTCGCGGTGGAGGGCGCAGAGCATGCCGCACATCAGGGGGTTGACGGCGAGACGGCCGAGGTCGGTGCTGACCCGGACGGCGGTCAGGAGGGTGCCGGCGAGGCTGGCGGGGGCCGCTGCGGCGGTGTGCCAGCGGTGGACGAAGCGGGTGACGTCGTCGTGGGACATCGTGGCGAGGGTCAGCTCGGTGAAGCCCTCGGCGGCGAGCCAGTCCGCGTCGACGGCGGAGGGGCGGGCGGTGACCAGCCACAGATTGCCGGGGAAGTCGGCCATCAGCTCGCGCAGCCAGCGGCGGGTGGTCTCGCGTTCGCGCTGCGGGATCTCGTCGATGCCGTCGACGAGGACGAGCGCGCGGCCCGCGCTCAGGACGCGGTCGGTCCAGCCGGGCGGCTCGGCTCCGGCGAGGACGCTGCGGACGGCGCGCAGGAACTCGTCGGGGGTGGGCGGGCGGCCGTCCCTGATGACGCGGCGCAGCGGGAGGACGAAGGGTATCCGGCCGACGAGGTGGTCGAGGTGGTCGCCGAACTCCTCGTACTTCTGCCGGGCCGCCGTGACCGCGAGCCACTGGACGAGGGTGGTCTTCCCGGAGCCCGCGCCGCCGCGCAGCAGCACCCGGTCCCGGCCGGAGAGGGCGCGGTCGGCGGGTCGCGGTACGGAGGTGGTGGCGTCGGCGGCTTCCAGGGAGACATAGGCGGAGTCGAGGTGCCAGGCGCGGGCCTGGCGGAGGTCGAGTCCGTGGATGGTCAGTTCGCTGTGTTTCGCCGCGATGTGGCGGGTGTAGCGGTCCTCGAAGCGGGCGTCCTCGGCGGGCCGGGAGGGGAGCCGTTCGAGCAGCAGATCGGTGAGGGCGACGAGCCGGTCGAGGGTGCGGGTCTGTTCGGTGAGGGTGCGGGGGACGAACGAGGACCGCTGGCTGAAGAAGTTGAGGATGTGGAGCCCGGCGGTGTGGAGCAGGGGCTCGTAGTACGCCTCGGCCGCCGCGGAGAGGTGCCGGGGGCGGGCCAGGCGGGCGGTGAACGCCTCGGGGCCGAGGCGGACGGCCTGGACGTCGTCCATGTCGAGGTCGCCGAGGCTGTGGAGGGCGAGCGCGAGGGCGTCGGCGAGTTCGCGGCGGGTCTCGGGGGACGGGGCCTCGTGGGGGCCGTAGGAGGCGGCGGCGCGGTCGACGAGTTCGGTGGCGAGTCTCCTCAGCTCCTTCTCGCCGAGGGTCCGCCGTTCGCCGCGGAAGGAGACCAGGCCGGATATCCGTACCGGCTTGTCGACGAGGCGGGCGCCGTCGGGCTGGGGGGTGAAGAGCTTGCGGACGAGGGGGGCGACGGCGGTGGACGCGAGTCGGGCGGCGACGGCGGCGGCGGCATCCATGGCGTGATCGTAGAGCGGCGGCGGGGGGCGGGTGCCGGGACCGGCGTATTCGCGTCGGGCCAGGCTGCTCGTACCGGCGCACCGGCGTACCGGCGGGTGCCCGTCCGGTCAGGCCGCCCGTACCGGCGGATGCGCGTCCCGCCAGGTGCGGGTACCCGGCGGGTGCCCGTCCGGGCGGGTGCCGGGACCGGCGGGTGCCCGTCCGATCAGGCCGCCCGTACCGGCGGATGCGCATTCCGCCCACGGAGACACCCGGCGGATGCGCGTCCCGCCAGACCGCGCCCGTACCGGCGGGTGCGCGTCCGGCCAAGCGCCGAGGCACCTGGCGGATGCGCGTCCGGTCAGGCGCGGGGGTAGCGGGCGAGCCAGCCGGGGGCGGCGGCGGTCGGGCCGTGGAGGGCGGGGCCCTGGGTCGTCTCCAGGGCGAAGTCGTCGGCGAGGGCGAGCACGGTGGGGCGGCCCTCCAGTTCGCAGAGCCAGGCCGGGGGCAGGGCCGTCTCCCCGTGCAGGGCGCCGAGCAGGGCGCCCGTGACCGCGCCGGTGACGGTCGAGGCGCCGTCGTGGTTGACGGCGAGCCGCAGCCCGTGGCGCATGTCCTCGCTGACGAGGGCGGCGTAGACAGCGGCGGCGAGATCGGCCCCCGCGTGGGACCCCCCGGCGGGGCCATCCCCGTCGTCCGTGTCGTCCCCGGGGGTGTGGAAGGCGCCGACGCGCCCGGGTCCGGGGACCCCTTCCCGTACGGCGGCGAGCGCGGCCGTGAGCCCTTCGGTGACCTGCTGATGCCCGGGGTGGACGGCCACCAGCGCGAGGGCACGGCGGACGGCCGCCTCCAGGGTCTCGCCCCGGGCGAGGCCGTGCACGATGACGGCGCAGGCACCCGCCGCGAGGAAGGCGGTGGGGTGGCCGTGGGTCTGGGCCGCGCACTCCAGGGCGAGCTGGCAGACCAGTTGGGGTTCCCAGCCGACGAGCAGGCCGAACGGGGCCGAGCGGGCGAGGGCGCCGCCGTCGCGGGCGGTGGGGTTCTTGGGGGCTTCGAGGGTGCCCATGGTGTCGTCGCCGAGGCCGAGCAGACTGGCGCGGGGCGCGGCGCGGCGCGCGTACAGCCACTCCTCCTGGGCCAGCCAGCCGTTGTCCTTGCGGCGTTCGTCGGGGCCCCAGTCGCGCTGGGTCGCGGCCCAGCGCAGATAGGCGCGGTGGACGTCGGTGGGCGGGTGCCAGGCGCCGGTGTCCCGGCGGACCTGGGCGCGGATCAGCCCGTCGACGGTGAAGAGGGTGAGCTGGGTGGCGGCAGTGACGGCGCCGCGGCGGCCGTGGACGGGGACCAGGTCGGTGAGTCCGTCGGGGCCGTGGGTCTCGCGTATCTCCTCGTACGGGAGCGGGTCGACCGCCGCTCCGAGGGCGTCGCCGAGGGCCGCGCCGAGGAGTGCCCCGCGGACCCGGGCCCGGAAGTCCTGCTGTTCGGTTCGCCCCCAGACGGCTGTGGCTGCTGCGCTCACCGCGCGCCCCTCCCTGGACGTGGTCGCTGTGCGGGCCGGCCGTCCGGTGTCGAACCTCTGCCGGAGCAGCACTGTAATCGAACGGGTGTGGTCCGGTCCGGGAGCGGGCGGCCGTCGGTCAGCGCACCACGACGACGTCGCTGCCCACGACGGTGAAGTCCCAGATGCGGTCGCCGTCGGCGGTGCGGACGCGTATCGCGCCGGTCTGCTTGCCGGGGACCGGCTTCGGGGACGAGCCGTCGACGGCCGCGGAGAAGGCGATGGGCAGGCCCTCCTTGGAGCCGGAGAAGTAGACGATGTTCTCGACGGAGACGCCGTCGTTGCCGGTGATGGAGGGCTGGCGGTCGGTGACCCGGTGGGTGCCGAGCGCCGGTTCCACATTGCCGGGCCAGACGGTGAAGGTGCTGACGGGCCTGCCGGAGTGGTCCACCAGCCAGACCCGGTCCCGGCCGAGGGAGTAGACGACCCGCTTGCCGGTGCCGGAGTCCGCGGGCAGGGCGGTGGGCTGCTCGGCGGGCTCACGGGTGCGGTCCTTGGCCTCGGGGGAGCCGCTGGCGCCGGGGGCGGGCTTGCGGGCCGCCGTGTTCTGCGGGGCGGCCTGTCCGGCCTGGACGGCGAGCAGGAGTACGCCGACGAGGGCGGCGGAGGTGAGTCCGGTCACCAGCGCCGCGGACGAGATCTGACGGGCCATCGGGGGTGTGTCTCCTCAACGCGCTCTCCCGCCCCCGGCGGGGGCCGTCACGTCAGGCAGCTTATCCGCTGATGTTCTCCCGGCGGCGGGCGGCCGGGAGCGGCCGGACGCCGGACGTACGCCCCTGACGCGCCCGGCTCACTCGGGCCGCTCCGCGGTGCCGTCCGGCTCCGCGCGCCGGGGTCGCTCCACGGTGCCCCTGCCCGTGCCGGTGCCGGTACCCGCATCCGTGCCCGTGCCCGTGCCGTGTCCGCTGTCGGTTCGGGTGTCGGTGTCCGTCCCGGCGCACGGCTCCCGCCCGGCGCGCCGGCCCCGTTCCGCCCGCTCGGCGCGTTCGGCCCGTTCGGCCTGCTCGGCCCGTTCCCGTTCCGCGCGTTCCGCCCGTTCCGCGCGTTCGCCGATCACCACAGGCCCATGGTCCAGCACAGGCGGGGACCGCAGCTCCGCCCCCGCACCCACCAGCGCGGCAGCCGTGAGCACCACGGCCCCCGCGACCAGCTCCGTCCGCCCGAACCACCACACCACGGACCGCCGCCTTCCCGCTCACGGATGACCGACCACAGCTCCCGCGGCCGCCGGACGGAACAGCACACCGGGCCCACTCCCGCCGGAACGGGCCACCCCGGCACCCGGAGGAACAGCACCGGCCGTTCCCCACCCGCCCGCCGCCGGCTCCAGCATGCCGACAGCGGCACCGCCACCACATCCACCGCGGGGCCGGTCCCCCGCACCGGGAAGTCAGCACCGGGACCGACCCCCGACACGACCCCAGGGGCTTGCACCACCACCGCCCCCGGCGCCGCACAGGACCCGGGTACGGGACCGTGCCCGCACAGGACGGGACGATCCCGGACGAGACGCCCCACAGCAGACCATGACGGGATGAAACGGGACGGGGCGGGGCAGGGCGGCCCGCGGCTAGTCGGTCACCAGGGGCAGCAGCTCCGGCAACTGCCCGTCCGACGCCTCCGCCGCCCGCGTCCGCTCCCCGGGCACCTCCCCGTACAACGTCGTCCGCGACCTCGCAGGCCGCCCGGCCAACTCGGCGATCGCCACCAGATCCCTGACCGAACGGTACGAGCCATAACGAGAACCCGCCATCCGCGAAATAGTCTCCTCCATCAGCGTGCCGCCCAGATCGTTGGCACCGGACCGCAGCATCTCGGCGGCGCCCTCCGCCCCCAGCTTCACCCAGCTTGTCTGGATATTGGTGATGTGGGGGTGCAGCAGCAGCCGGGCCATCGCCGTCACCGCGCGGTTGTCCCGGTCCGTCGGCCCCGGGCGGGCGATCCCCGCGAGATAGACGGGGGCGTTGGTGTGGATGAAGGGCAGCGTGACGAACTCCGTGAAGCCACCCGTCTCCTGCTGGATGCGCGCGAGCGTCCGCAGATGGCCGAGCCAGTGCCGGGGCTGGTCGACATGCCCGTACATCATCGTCGACGAGGAGCGGATGCCCAGCTCGTGCGCGGTGCTGATGACCTCGATCCAGGTCGCGGCGGGCAGCTTGCCCTTGGTGAGCACCCAGCGGACCTCGTCGTCCAGGATCTCGGCCGCGGTGCCGGGCACGGAGTCGAGTCCGGCCTCCTTCGCCGCCGTCAGCCACTCCCGGATGGACAGGCCGGTGCGGGAGGCCCCGTTGACGACCTCCATCGGCGAGAAGGCGTGCACATGGATGCCGGGGACCCGGGTCTTCACCGCGCGGGCGATGTCGAAGTACGCCGTCCCGGGCAGATCCGGATGGATGCCGCCCTGCATGCACACCTCCACCGCGCCCACGTCCCACGCCTGGGCGGCCCGGTCGGCGACCTGGTCCAGGGAGAGGGTGTAGGCGTCCGCGTCCGTGCGCCGCTGCGCGAAGGCGCAGAAACGGCAGCCGGTGTAGCAGACATTGGTGAAGTTGATGTTCCGGGTGACGACATAGGTGACGTCGTCGCCGACGACGTCGCGGCGCAGCTCGTCGGCGATCCGGGTGAGCGCGTCCAGGGCCGGTCCGTCGGCGTGCAGCAGCGCCAGGGCCTCGTCGTCGGTGAGCCGCGTGGGGTCGTCGGCGGCCGTGCGCAGCGCCTGCCGGACGTCGGTGTCGATGCGCTGCGGGACCATCCCGGGCGCGGCGGCCTCGCGCAGGGCGTCCCAGTCCCCGTAGACGGCGTCGAAGTCGTCGCGGCGGTCGTGGGTGCGGCCCTCGGTGTCGATGGTGCGGTGCAGATCGGTGCGGCCCGTGGAGGTGAAGCCCTCGTCCGGCTCCTGCCAGGGCAGCCCGGCGGGGTGGGCCCCGGGGTCGGCGAGTCCGGTGGCCGGGTCGGCGAGCGCCCGTACGTGCGGCAGGACACGGGGGTCGAGCCAGGGCTCGCCCCGGGTGACGAACTCCGGGTAGACACAGAGCCGTTCGGCGAGGCGGAAACCGGCGGCGGCGGAGTGCTCGGCCAGCTCGTCGATCTGCGGCCAGGGCCGCTCGGGGTTCACATGGTCGGGGGTGAGCGGGGAGACCCCGCCCCAGTCGTCGATGCCCGCGCCGATGAGCCGCGCGTACTCGGCGTCCACCAGGTTCGGCGGGGCCTGGAGACAGGCGGCGGGGCCCAGGAGGTGCCGGGCGACGGCGACGGTGGCGACCAGCTCGTCCAGTTCGGCGTCGGGCATGCCGCGCATGGCCGTGTCCGGTTTGGCGCGGAAGTTCTGGAGGATCAGCTCCTGGATGCCGTGGTACGTGCGGGAGACACGGCGGAGCGCGAACAGCGACTCGGCGCGCTCCTCGTGGGTCTCCCCGATGCCGATGAGCAGTCCGCTGGTGAACGGGACGGAGCTGCGCCCGGCGTCCTCCAGCACCCGCAGCCGGACGGCGGGCTCCTTGTCGGGCGAGCCGTGGTGGGGGCCGCCGGGCTCGCTCCACAGCCGGGTGGCGGTGGTCTCCAGCATCATGCCCATGGAGGGGGCGACGGGCTTGAGCCGCTGGAAGTCGGTCCAGGACAGCACACCGGGGTTGAGGTGGGGCAGCAGCCCCGTCTCCTCCAGGATGCGGATGGACATGGCGCGGACATAGGCGATGGTGTCGTCGTACCCCTCGGCCTCCAGCCACTCACGGGCCTCGGGCCAGCGGTCCTCGGGCTTGTCGCCGAGGGTGATCAAGGCCTCCTTGCAGCCCAGCTCGGCCCCGCGGCGGGCGATGGCGAGAACCTCGTCCGGGGACATGAACATGCCGTGCCCGGCGCGGCGCAGCTTCCCGGGGACGGTGGCGAAGGTGCAGTAGTGGCACTTGTCCCGGCAGAGCCTGGTGAGCGGGATGAAGACGCTCTTGGAGTAGGTGATGACCCCGGGGCGGCCCGCGGCTTCGAGTCCGGCGTCGCGCACCCGCGCCGCCGAGCGGCACAGGTCCGTCAGATCACTGCCCCGCGCCTGGAGCAGCACCGCCGCTTCCGTGACGTCGAGGGCGACCCCGTCCCGGGCTCGCCTGAGGGCTCGGCGCATGGCGTTCTCGGTCGGGGGTACGGGTACGTGGTCCGTCATGGAGCCGAGCATACGTACTGATGGGAAGGGTCGGGCCGGGCAGAATCAGCCGGTGGGGAACGGAGGGGGAGGCGTGTCCGAAGAGGCGTCGGGAACCGGGGTGGTCTTCCACGGGGGCGACGGCTGTCCGCTGCGCGCACGGGTGAGCGGCACCGGCCCGCCGGTCGTCCTGCTGCACGGGGGCGGCCCCGACCACCGCAGTCTGCTGCCGCTCGCCGCGCGGCTGTCGTCCGCGTACACCGTGGTCCTGCCGGACGTCCGCGGCTTCGGCCGTTCGCTCTGCGCGCACGAGGAGCGTCACACCTGGTCGGGGTATGCGGCCGACGTGGTCGCGCTGCTGGACCGGCTGGGTCTGGAACGGGCGGTGGTCGGCGGCACCGGGCTGGGCGGCACGGTCGCGCTGCGGACGGCGGTGGAGCACCCGGAACGGGTCCGGGCGGTGGTGGTCGTCAGTGTAGAGGACATCGAGGACGACGCGGCAAAGGAGGCCGAGCGGGTCTTCTTCGAACGGTTCGCGGAGCGGGTGCGCGCCGGGGGCGTGGCGGCGGGCTGGGCGCCGGTGCTGCCCGATCTGGCCCCGCTGATCGGGCATCTGGTCCGGGAGGCGATCCCGCGCGCGGACCCGGCGAGCGTGGCCGCGTTCTGCGCGATCGGACGGGACCGCGCCTTCCGCGAGGTGTCCGATCTCGCGGTGGTCGGGGTCCCGGCGCTGATCGTGCCCGGTACGGACGTCCGCCATCCGACCGAGCTGGCCGAGCGGGTGGCGGCGGTGCTGCCGCGGGGCCGTCTCGCGCCGGTGACGCTGTCGCACGAGCTGCTGACGGCGGAGGATCTGGGGGCGGCGATGGGGCCGGTGGTGGCGGAGTTCCTGGCGGGTCTCGACGGTACGCGCTGACGGGCACCGTGAGCGTCCTCATGGTGGCGGCGGTGCGGCCTGACGCGCGACGCGGGCGGTGCGCGGTGCGGGCGGTGGCCAGGAGAAGCCCGGGGAGGGGCGCCAGGGTCTCTCCCCTGACGCGCCTCTGACGCTCTGCGGCCCCCGGTCCGGCGTCCATCATTTAGTGTCGGCCGAATGGTGCAAGTGGGACGTGCCCAAGGCGGCACCGTCGACATCGAGTTCACGGCCGAGGACATGGCCAGAACGCGGTTCGCCGTCTCTCCGCTGTGGGAGGTGGTGGCCAGTGTCCGGGTTCTCAAGGGCGGGGACGACCAGGGGATGCACCGCCGGTGGGCGGAGCACGTACGGCCGTTGCTCGCGGCGGAACGGCTGGATCTCACCCCGCTCTCCCGGCTGATCGCCGTTCCGGCGGAGTGCGTCCCCTCGTTCCTCGTCCCGCCGCCGACGACTCCGCAGCCGTCCCTGGCGGTGGAGCTGGCGGCGCTGCGGGCCACGCCGCCGGAGCTGCTGCGGACGACGACACCCGGCGTCGAGGCGTGCGTGGGGGAGCTGCGGGCCGACCCGGGGCGGGAGTTGGGGCGGCTCGCCGATCTGATCTCCGCGTACTGGGAGATCGCTATCGCGCCGTTCTGGCCCCGGATGCAGGCGCTGTTCGAGGGGGACATCCTGCACCGGGCCATCCACCTCGCGGAGGGCGGGGCGCGGCGGCTCTTCGACGACTTCGGGCCCCAGGTCACCTGGGACTCGGGGACGCTCCAGCTCATCCGGCGCTCCAGCCGGGGGACGAAGCGGCTGGACGGGCGGGGGCTGCTGCTGGTGCCGTCGGCGTTCGCCTGGCCCCGGATCTTCTCCAACCTGGGCAGCGGGGCGTGGCAGCCGACGCTGCGCTATCCGCCGCGCGGGATCGGCACGCTGTGGGAGCACGGTCCGCGGCCGTGCTCCGACGCGCTGGCGGGGGTGCTGGGACGGAGCAGGGCGCTGCTGCTGGCCGAGTTG
The nucleotide sequence above comes from Streptomyces clavuligerus. Encoded proteins:
- a CDS encoding bifunctional FO biosynthesis protein CofGH, whose amino-acid sequence is MTDHVPVPPTENAMRRALRRARDGVALDVTEAAVLLQARGSDLTDLCRSAARVRDAGLEAAGRPGVITYSKSVFIPLTRLCRDKCHYCTFATVPGKLRRAGHGMFMSPDEVLAIARRGAELGCKEALITLGDKPEDRWPEAREWLEAEGYDDTIAYVRAMSIRILEETGLLPHLNPGVLSWTDFQRLKPVAPSMGMMLETTATRLWSEPGGPHHGSPDKEPAVRLRVLEDAGRSSVPFTSGLLIGIGETHEERAESLFALRRVSRTYHGIQELILQNFRAKPDTAMRGMPDAELDELVATVAVARHLLGPAACLQAPPNLVDAEYARLIGAGIDDWGGVSPLTPDHVNPERPWPQIDELAEHSAAAGFRLAERLCVYPEFVTRGEPWLDPRVLPHVRALADPATGLADPGAHPAGLPWQEPDEGFTSTGRTDLHRTIDTEGRTHDRRDDFDAVYGDWDALREAAAPGMVPQRIDTDVRQALRTAADDPTRLTDDEALALLHADGPALDALTRIADELRRDVVGDDVTYVVTRNINFTNVCYTGCRFCAFAQRRTDADAYTLSLDQVADRAAQAWDVGAVEVCMQGGIHPDLPGTAYFDIARAVKTRVPGIHVHAFSPMEVVNGASRTGLSIREWLTAAKEAGLDSVPGTAAEILDDEVRWVLTKGKLPAATWIEVISTAHELGIRSSSTMMYGHVDQPRHWLGHLRTLARIQQETGGFTEFVTLPFIHTNAPVYLAGIARPGPTDRDNRAVTAMARLLLHPHITNIQTSWVKLGAEGAAEMLRSGANDLGGTLMEETISRMAGSRYGSYRSVRDLVAIAELAGRPARSRTTLYGEVPGERTRAAEASDGQLPELLPLVTD
- a CDS encoding alpha/beta fold hydrolase codes for the protein MSEEASGTGVVFHGGDGCPLRARVSGTGPPVVLLHGGGPDHRSLLPLAARLSSAYTVVLPDVRGFGRSLCAHEERHTWSGYAADVVALLDRLGLERAVVGGTGLGGTVALRTAVEHPERVRAVVVVSVEDIEDDAAKEAERVFFERFAERVRAGGVAAGWAPVLPDLAPLIGHLVREAIPRADPASVAAFCAIGRDRAFREVSDLAVVGVPALIVPGTDVRHPTELAERVAAVLPRGRLAPVTLSHELLTAEDLGAAMGPVVAEFLAGLDGTR
- a CDS encoding ArsR family transcriptional regulator, yielding MVQVGRAQGGTVDIEFTAEDMARTRFAVSPLWEVVASVRVLKGGDDQGMHRRWAEHVRPLLAAERLDLTPLSRLIAVPAECVPSFLVPPPTTPQPSLAVELAALRATPPELLRTTTPGVEACVGELRADPGRELGRLADLISAYWEIAIAPFWPRMQALFEGDILHRAIHLAEGGARRLFDDFGPQVTWDSGTLQLIRRSSRGTKRLDGRGLLLVPSAFAWPRIFSNLGSGAWQPTLRYPPRGIGTLWEHGPRPCSDALAGVLGRSRALLLAELTHPASTTELARRLGLSAGGVSQHLTALRAAGLVSAHRTGRVVLYARTSVGEALVGVR